The Rutidosis leptorrhynchoides isolate AG116_Rl617_1_P2 unplaced genomic scaffold, CSIRO_AGI_Rlap_v1 contig608, whole genome shotgun sequence DNA segment TCGTATTTTATATCGTGTAGCTAATAATAGCAGGAGAGATTTTTGAACTCATCTAAACTCATCGAAATACTTCGATCCCAACGGTTATATTTGCATAGACTCTGAATTTATATCTACTACAGTATTCTACACCGTGTATGAGTGAAAAATATCGCTCCTTCAAAAGGTCTTTTTTTTTAATCTACCAGAAGTACAATTCATCTTGTAGTTAAACTTAAAATATTAGGCCAAATAATTAGTCTTTAAAAATAAAAAACTCAACTAAAAATTCCGTGATTAAGTAAAAAGAGAAAATCTCAAGACCATGACTCACCGTTTTGAGAGTATTGAAAAGGATTACTTGTatttcattaattaataataaaatcatataaataattgtGATTACAATTCGAGAAAAGTGTCTTAAACGTTAAATTTATACCAATATATAAAGTAAATGTTCTGAGAAAATTGATCAATTGATTAATTAAAAACCAATACTCATTATTTAAAAATTgacaataataatttttttttattcaaaaaTAAGAAATTCATGACTTGAAAGTCATAAACTCACTGATTTTTGAGAATATAACGGAGAATGTGACaacattttaatttataatattaaaaagattgttttcgagactcgaacccgtgatttCTTCAGCAACCTTAAAATTCCGACATTTAACTATCAAAAATTTTTACTGACTCTCATTACAATTCACAATCAGAAAAATTTACAATAGATTTTCCAAATTATCTGTTGATCCCAATTCACAAGTACACCCACAACCAGACTGGTTGAGGAAAAGATTCGCAAATAGAATCCTGACCGTCCAAAACATAATCTTGAGCCAAGAGGTCTGTGACTCTCACTCACCAAACACGCGCGTATGCTTTCTTTCACTCACCAAACTTTGTCTGTCTCCAGAAATTATTAAaaaataaattgtattttatttttggttttgTCATTTCCAAGCACAATACGCAGCCACGCTCTCTTCTTCTGTAACCCAAACCTTCCATCGTCGCATGTTATCGGAGCTCCGGCTCCCTTCATCGGAGCCTCAGCTCGGAATTTAATTAACCGTTAAACAACTTTTTATTGCTTTTGGGGAAAGTTTTAGTTTCGTTATTTCTCAATTTTGTTGTTTTTTCATTTCCAGATCTTACGAATTGAGTCTAATTTCTGTTCTGAAAAATGTCGAAACCGTGGGGTGGTGGTGGCGGCATCGGGGCGTGGGCCGCTGATGTGGAGAGGGAGGAACAAGAGGCCGCTGAGGCAGCTTCTAAAGGCGGAGCAACCGCCGATTCCCAGAGCTTTCCGAGCCTAAAAGAAGCCGCGACTGCTAAACCTAAGAAGAAGAAGATGTCTCTCTCGGAATTCACCAAGAGCACCTCTCTCGGTGGTGGACGATTGACTCACGACGAGATGCTTCAGCTCCCAACCGGTCCTAAACAACGCTCAGCTGAGGAAATGCAGCCAGGTCGCCTTGGCGGTGGGTTCTCTAATTATGGTGGCTACGGTGGACGCTCCTCTGGTCCGCCACACAGAATGCGTGACGATTCAGAGGGCGGAGGGACCTGGGGACGGAGGccgtatggtggtggtggtggtggcggcggATTCGACGATGACCGTCGTGGTCCTCCTAGGGTTTCAGAGTTTGATCAGCAACCGTCAAGAGCAGACGAAGTTGATAATTGGGCAATGGGTAAGAAACAACTTCCAGCATTTGAGGCTCCTGGTGGCCGCCAGAATAAGTATGGAGCTCTGGGCGGTGGTTCTCGAGCTGATGAAGTCTCTGATTGGTCATTTGGTAAGAAACCAATGGCTCCTCCTCCTGATAGATCTTCTACATTTGGCTCCGGGTTTCGCATTGACGAGCCTGATCGATGGAATAGAGGAAGAGCTGTAGAAGGTGGTCCGGGAATGGGATCGTGAGCGTGAACGACCTAGATTGGTGTTGGATGCGCCCAAGGGCGTTAGCGGAGAAGATGGTAGTGGAATAGTGAAGGTGGATCGGCCAAATCCATTTGGAGCCGCTAGGCCAAGGGAGCAGGTTCTGGCAGAGAAGGGATTGGATTGGAAGAAACTAGACTCGGAGGTTGAGGCTAAGAAAGTGACGAGTAGGCCTACTAGTTCTCACTCTAGCAGACCGTCGAGTGCGCAGTCCAATAGGTCTGAGTCTGGGGGAGGGCTGGAGAATGTGATTAAACCACGGCCAAAGGTGAATCCGTTTGGTGATGCAAAGCCTAGGGAGGTTTTATTGCAAGAGCAAGGCAAGGATTGACGGAAGATTGATCTGGAATTGGATCATCACAGAGTTGACAGGTCAGCTTTGTTCAGTATCAGTGGTAACACTATTTAGATGCTACTTATATGTAAGCTCTATAACTTGATTAATTGTGTGCTCATTTAGTTTCGTTGGTTTCACTTTCATCTATTTAAGATGCTTAACGATGCTTGCATGGTGTCTAATGTCAACCTTGTTATCTCTATTCTTAGTCAATGAAAATTATAATCAAAACTAGTTTCCTTTGTAGCACAATTCTCATAATTATGACCATAGTTAATTTCTGGACAACTTCCATAGCTTTGCTGTAACTTTGAGTGGCTATAGAAAGTAATTGCTGGCTGGCATTGTTCTCTTTTCCTTTTCCTTGTTATTGGCTCATGAAACTGTATGTTCTTTTCAACGTACTCTAATACTTCCGTATATAAGCTTATCTAGTGGGCTGTATGATTCAATTGGGATTTCATTTTTGTGCACATGGCTTTACAGTCTATGTTATGTCACTGTTTAAGGTCTTAGACAGAGGAGGAAATTATGTTGAAAAGAGAAATAGAGAATTTGAAGAAGGTTCTTCAGGGAACCACTGAATCTCAGGAAGGTGCTGACGGCGATAAACGTGGAATACAAGATGTAATACTTGAGAAAGAAAAGGAACTGGAAAAGCTGATCCTTGATTTAGATGACAAAGTTAGATTTGGGCAGAAAGCTGTTGAGAGGCCAGGATCAGGATCAGGCAGATCTACTGACTTTCCAGAAAGACCAGGATCTGGTTCAGGTAGATCTACTGGGTTTCATGAAAGGCCTGGCTCTGGATCAGGCAGATCTACTGGCTTTCATGAAAGGCATCCTTCTCAAGGTGGATATGTTGATGAATCTCGAAATGTGGAGTTCATGGATAGGCTTCGTTCACGTGGGACGGCTGATATTTGGACCAGACCTGGTGAAGTTAGGAGAGGATTCCAAGGTGGCAGGGAAAGAGGATTCTTGGGCAGCCGAGACTTTAACAGGTAATGATATCATGTTTGTTTGCGTTGCTCACAACCTTTTTTTGCTGCCATTTACTTGATATCTAATCTATGTTATTATGTGGGGTATACACCGAGTGGGAACTATTCAACTTTTTTATCACAAACATGATGATTTGTTTTCACAAGAGGGAGAAACCGCAGAATGTGAATCTAAACTGTGATTATGGCTTCTGAAAATGTGGTTTTATCTTCTTCTCGATAATGGAAATACCCTGATAAGTGTTTTCTATTTGGCAGGCCAACATCTAGAGAGAGATGGTGAAGGGTGCTGTTAATGGTGGTTGGTCCAGCATTTTGATGACCGgaaatgaatgatattttgtctggCCGCTTCTTTTCTTTTACTTTCCTATTGTTGTTTTCCTCAAGATGTATTAGAGCAAAGGATTATTGAGTACTGGTATTGGTAACTCTCTTATGTTAATCATCTTTTATCACAGACCAACTTGAAACTATGTAAAATCATTCTCTCTTCTTACCAGCGAGAAAGGAACCTGTATTTTCGTTGGACTCGGAAATTTATTGAACTCTATTGGAGTCTCTAGTTTATCCTCATACGTTCACCAGTTGTTTTCGGTGTCTTTGGTTGTATGGCTGTTATGGTTATGATTTTTTGCCGTCTCCCGATAGTTACGGTTATGGAGGAACTTTCGAACTTCTGCAATCCCATTTTTTTATAAGGACGAGATGCATGCTAGTTTAATGTATCCTTCAAAGATGTATATATTCTCCCTTTTTCCCAGGATGATGGTAGTTTTTAATTATTTAAGTAACCAACTTGTCTATGCAATTATTTCTTTTATAACTGGAGTACTGTATTTGCCAAAGAAAGCATTCATAGAGATAAATACATAATGATGTTTAAGTCCCTAGCTTTTTTCTAGGATTGCAATTGGCTCCTGAAACTACAGTCACAATCATTTGCCTCCTTAAACTTTAGCTTTGTCTAAACAACTGTTCTCTGCCGTCAAAGTCCTATTATCTTTGCATACAAGTCACTTGACGAGACGTTCTCGCATGGCTAAAGTGACACTGGGAGACATGTCGCGGCAGGGACCCAATTGGTGGGCGAAACTAAAATTTAAGGAGCCAGATGATCGTAAGTGTAGTTCCGGGAGCCAGTTACAAAGCTATGCAAGTTTCAGGGTCCTGGAATGTCTTAATCCCACAAGCGCGGATGGTGGATAGTGGCATGTTATATATGGTCAACTCAACTTGGTTTCTCTATTCAGTGAAACTCATCTCAAAGTCAACATCCTCTGTTCTATAGAGCCCAAATCATTCAAAAAAGAAGAGAGTAATGGCTATAGCCATTATCGTTGTTGTTTTGCTAACTTGTTCACTGATTGGTTCAGCTACAGGGTGTCAATTTCCAGCCATCTATAACTTCGGAGATTCAAATTCCGACAGTGGTGGCGTCTCCGCCACATTTGGCCGAGTTCCATATCCAAATGGTGAGACTTTCTTTCACAAACAGTCTGCTCGTCATTCCGATGGCCGCCTCATCATTGACTTCATCGGTAAGCCAACTCAACTTACTCATATCCGAACTTGAAGTTCAAGTTAATGAAATTACTCCGCTAATCTTTGCAGCTGAGAAGTTGGGACTGCCATTGTTGCACGCATATCTCGATGCTTTGAATCCAAGTTACCGATATGGTGCCAATTTTGCACTAAGTGGATCCACAATCCAGCTATCAGATAGTAAAGTTATTAATGCTTATTTCAACCCCATGTCACTCACTACTCAGATCTTTCAATTCAAACAGTTTAAAAACAGAACCATTACCCTCTACAACAAAGGTAATCGTCTCATTTTTCAAGGAAAAATGTGAATTTTCTTACCTATCAATCATGGTTTTCTTTCGTtctttcgtgtagttttcgatatGCATTGTACTCATAGAACTATGATCCACTTAATTTATTCAGGCTCACACATCAGAAGTAGTCTGCCAAGGCCAAAGGACTTCTCAAAGGCCCTTTACAGCATTGATATTGGACAAAATGATGTCCACTTTGGACTCACAACGATGGAAGAAGAACAAGTCAAGGCATCCTTTCCCAATATAATCAATCGCTTTGCTTCGCTTATACAAGTAACATCTTTTTTCAAACTAATCTTCAATCCTTTCTCCCTTTGCACTAAAATGAATTTAAGATTTTCATTGTCAATGCAGGAGCTTTATCAAGAAGGTGCTAGGAAATTTTGGATACACAACACAGGTCCGATTGGCTGCATGCCTTTGTTCATCATTAATTTTCCTCCAAAATCTGGCAATGCTGATGAAAATGGCTGTATAAAGTCTTACAATCAAGTGGCTCAAGAATTCAACAACCAACTTAAACAAAAAGTGGCTGGACTCCGAACGAATTTCCCTGATGCGACGCTTGTTCTGGTGGATATATACTCAGCTAAGTACACTTTGATCAATGAAGCAAGACAAAATGGTAGGTTTAAACCTATATCTCTAACAATGGTGAAGAAATGACGTAAATTTCGTGCTAACTGGATCGACTGTATTTGTTTTTGGGCAGGATTTGTCGATCCTGTTGGATACTGTTGTGGAATAGTGGGGGTTTTAGGCTGTGGAGGGACTGCTATTGTTAATGGAACCAAAGTTTTTGGAGCTTCTTGCAGTAATCCATCAAACTATATTAGCTGGGATGGCATACATTATACTGATGCTGCAAACCAGTGGGTGACGAACTCTACCATCCACGGCTATTTCACCGATCCTCCAATATCTCTCACTCAAGCTTGTAGTTTCAAGAAAGGAAACAAGAAGCAGAATTGAAGAACTGAAATCATAATTCAGAAACATTTTACTAAACCTATTTGCAAAATTATGAGTTTGATTTGACTAACAAGTAAGTTAACTGTGGTAAAATATCAGTTCGACTCACTATTCTGAGTACTGTTGGTAAGACGAACTAATTAATTGCACTTTTCATACTTAGATCATACAACTATTTGATGCAGCGAATTAACGTATATAGCCAAGCTTCAATCCAGAGACTTGAAGCAAACAGATGAGAGAGCCTCAAACTAAATTTTTATTAACTAATCAATGAAAACAATGCAGGAAACCCGAGACTAAAGTACGAAACATCAGAAAATAGGAAAACATTAAACTGGTCGTTAATAGATTTGCATAGATTCGTATCAATCAAGACATCGACTAGAGAGACTTCTTTCAGGAACTGTCTGGGTTGCAACCTGATATTATATAAACAACCTTCTACTCCAACAAAGCGAAAGCTTTCAAGACACGGCACCTCCATCTCTACCTCTCTCAGCGTTTGGCCATAGTCGTCGAACACAGCTGATTTAAGACTCGGAGCTCCTTGAATACTTATCTTTCCCAAGCCAGGACACTATAATTTTAATTTCACTTAGCCGAGGAAAA contains these protein-coding regions:
- the LOC139884827 gene encoding GDSL esterase/lipase At3g27950-like encodes the protein MAKVTLGDMSRQGPNWWAKLKFKEPDDRKCSSGSQLQSYASFRSPNHSKKKRVMAIAIIVVVLLTCSLIGSATGCQFPAIYNFGDSNSDSGGVSATFGRVPYPNGETFFHKQSARHSDGRLIIDFIAEKLGLPLLHAYLDALNPSYRYGANFALSGSTIQLSDSKVINAYFNPMSLTTQIFQFKQFKNRTITLYNKGSHIRSSLPRPKDFSKALYSIDIGQNDVHFGLTTMEEEQVKASFPNIINRFASLIQELYQEGARKFWIHNTGPIGCMPLFIINFPPKSGNADENGCIKSYNQVAQEFNNQLKQKVAGLRTNFPDATLVLVDIYSAKYTLINEARQNGFVDPVGYCCGIVGVLGCGGTAIVNGTKVFGASCSNPSNYISWDGIHYTDAANQWVTNSTIHGYFTDPPISLTQACSFKKGNKKQN